DNA sequence from the Gaiellales bacterium genome:
GTGCCTGACCGGCGTCTCGCTCCCCGACGGCCCTGCCGGACGTGCCTTCGGCCTGCTCACGATCTTCGTCCTGTGGACGCTGGTCTCGTTCTCGTGGGGCACGCTCGCGACGACCGGGTACCAGAACACGCTCGTCTTCGTGGCGGCGCTGCTCTCGATGGCGATTGCCATCACCGTCATGCACGCTCGCGGGAAAGCCGCCTACGACATCATCTCGAAGGCGTTCTGGGTGGCCGCGGCCGTCGGGCTCAGCCTGTACGGGGCAGGGCTCGTGATCGGCGGCCCGGGCACGCACGCGATCCTCTCGCCGCGCCCGTTCGGGCTCATGGGCGTCGTGCTCGTGGCCTGGTTCCTGGGCGCCGGGATGGTCGGCCGGCGGTGGGCGTACTGGGTCGTCGCCGCCGCGATCCTCCTGACCCTGCTCTCGCTGTCGCGCTCGGCGTTCGCCGCCCAGCTCGTGCTGGTGGCGCTGGCCTGGTTCGACCTGCGCAACTTCCGCGGCTGGCTGACGGCGATCGGCGCGGGCATCGTCGTGATCGCCATCGCCATCGCCGCCGTCTTCCTCTACGAGCCGCTGCACCACCGCTTCTTCCACGGCGATACGGCCCAGGTCGGCGGGTTCAGCGTGAACGTGACCGGCCGCGACGCGCTCTGGTCGGCGAACTGGGGCTGGTTCAAGAACCGGCCGGTGATCGGCCACGGGGCCGGCGCGTCGGACACGCTGACCAACGCGCTGCCCTTCCACGGCGCCGGCCACCCCCACAACGACTACCTGCGCATCCTGGTCGACTACGGCCTCATCGGGTTCGTCATCTGGATGACGGCCTATCTGGCGCTCCTGCGCCTCACCTGGAAGCGGTGGCAGGCGGTGCGGGGGACGCGCGTCTTCGCCGAGCACATCCATGCCGCTGCCTTCCTGGTGCTCGTCGGCATCGCCCTCACGATGATCGTGGACAACCCGATGATCGAGCTGGCCCGGATGGCGCCGCTCGGCATCATCGTCGGCATGTCGCTGGCGCTGCCGACGCCGGCCCGGGCCGAGCGGGAGCCGGCCGCGCCGGCGCCGATCCCGGCGATGACCTCCCGCTGAC
Encoded proteins:
- a CDS encoding O-antigen ligase family protein encodes the protein MIGGMRRPGDPSARFRVGVLAAAAAALAGGIAAISPPVALVVIGLVIVVTYLGETANRPLGEVLMVGMIAISGGVDLLQQVGTSFGSLQAVETGAFVVLAALVCLTGVSLPDGPAGRAFGLLTIFVLWTLVSFSWGTLATTGYQNTLVFVAALLSMAIAITVMHARGKAAYDIISKAFWVAAAVGLSLYGAGLVIGGPGTHAILSPRPFGLMGVVLVAWFLGAGMVGRRWAYWVVAAAILLTLLSLSRSAFAAQLVLVALAWFDLRNFRGWLTAIGAGIVVIAIAIAAVFLYEPLHHRFFHGDTAQVGGFSVNVTGRDALWSANWGWFKNRPVIGHGAGASDTLTNALPFHGAGHPHNDYLRILVDYGLIGFVIWMTAYLALLRLTWKRWQAVRGTRVFAEHIHAAAFLVLVGIALTMIVDNPMIELARMAPLGIIVGMSLALPTPARAEREPAAPAPIPAMTSR